CGTAGGCGTTCGCCAGACAGCTCAGCAGCAGCATGGCCCGCTCCTGCTCCCCGGCCGACCGGAGGCGGTCCGGGGTGAGGACGGGCATCGACTCCACCGCCGGGCGCATGCGTCCGGTCATGACCAGCGCCGCGACGTTCCGCCCGAGCCGCTCCCAGGGCGCGTAGAACGCGGGCAACGCGTCCACCGGGTCCTCGCCGGGCACGAACCCGCGCTCGGCGTCGAAGGCGTACTCGCCCAGCGTGGCCACCCGGGGCCTGGTAGCGCGGCTGCGCGTCGTCTCGGGGATCACTGCGCGCCTCCTCGTGTGTCCAACGAGGTTCGCTCCCCGCACGGGGTTGTGCCTATGGGCGGCAGCACGAAGCCCACGTGTTCTGATTGGGGTAGAGCACAATGACCTTGTCCGGACGCGGGCTGCGGCGGTCTATGGTTATCCGGTGCCGCCTGCGGCGTTGACGTTGACGTAGCCCATCATGCCGTTGTCCTCGTGGCCGGTGATGTGGCAGTGGAACATCCACTTCCCGGTAAAGTCCGCGAAGCGGATCCGGATCACCACTTTTCCGGCCACGCCGTCGACCGCGTAGGGAACGGTCACCCCATCCAGGTAGTCGGCAGGCGGCTGGGCGACACCGTTCACGCTGAGGACCTGGAACGGTGCGGTGTGGATGTGGAACGGATGGTTCTGGCCACTCGCGTTCGTGAGCGTCCATTCTTCGACGGTGCCGAGGGCGGCCGGTTCCGGGAACGTCGGCTGCATGTCGAACAGCTTGCCGTTGATGGAGAAGTTGTTGCCGCCGTCGTCGTTGAGTTCCACGCTGCGAGACCGGGCGACGGGTTCCCCGGACAGATCGGGCAGGGATCCGGGAAGCGGCCCGGCGATCTGGGGCGAGGCGGTCATGCCCGCCGGTCCAGCGCCGTCGCCCTGTTGGACATCGACCTTCATCAGGGTCGTGTCGGGGTAGTTGTCGGCGGTCGGCCCGGTCGAGTAAGCCAGGGTTCGCAGCCAGGTCGATCCGGGGGCTCCGGCGGTCACCAGGACGTCGAAACGTCCGCCGGGCGGCAACAGGAGGTGGTTCACCTGAGCCGGCGCCGCGGACGGATTTCCGTCCTGGCCGACGATCGTGAAGCTGCCGCCGTCGAGCTGGAGGTCGTAGGCGATGGCGTAACCTTCGTTGGCGATCCGCCACAACTGGGTTTCCCCGGCTGCCATGGTCAGCGTGGGCTGGTATTGACCGTTGACCAGGCGAACCGTCGCCGATGCGGGCTCGAGGACCCCGTCCGGGTAGACGATCGAATTGCCTTCCTTGACCTGGGCGTCCTTGAGCGCCAACGTGTGCGCGGTGACGCCGCGGTAGGCGGGCGGCAACGATTCGCGGTTGTCCCCGACGATGATGGTTCCCGACAGCCCGGCCCCGATCTGGCTCTCGGTTCCGTCGCAACGGCCGTTCGCCGGGTCGGCGGGCATCGTCATCCCCGGCATCGACTGGCCGCTCTTGGGGCACATGTCGTGGTCGTGGTACCAGTACGTCCCCGGCGGCTGGTTCGCGGGAATGTCGAGCTGGTAGGTCAGAGTGCGACCAGGCTTGCCGGACAGGAAGATGTTGTCCGCGTTCCCCTCCGGGGACAGGTGCAGCCCGTGGAAGTGCAGGTTGGTCGACGTGCCCAGCTTGCTGACCAGGTTCAAGGTGACCCGCTGGCCGGGCAGCACGTGCAGCGTCGGCCCGACGAGGCTCCCGTTGTAGGTCTCCGCCATCACCTTCTTGCCCGAGATCATCACCTCTTGCTGAACCGCCGTCAGCTCGACCGCCTGGTCGCCGGGGGTTGCCGGATTGAGGTCGGGCGGATCCGCCAGCGCGGCGCCGGAAACCATGCCGGACGCCTGCTCCTCGGCGGCCGGCACCTTCCCCCCTTTGGGGGCCGAGTCCGGCCCTGCGCTCTCGCACCCCACGAGGCAAGCAGACAATAGCGCGGCCCCGGCAGCGAGGGCTCCCAGGCGGACGACACGCGATCGAGGCGCGATTGAACGTGCGGTCAAGAAGGCCATTCCTCTCCGGCCGACGGAACAGACATCGTCCCGATGAACGGGAAGATCATAAGTTCCCCGGATGCACCGACCGGGTCAAGCCATCTGACACAACCCGAAGGTGTGAGGACCGTGACACAACCTGCCTTCAGGCGGCGGTGCCCCGGGCTCCGAAGCCGGCGTCGGCTAGGACGCCGCGGCCGGTGTCGGTCAATCTCGCCGGGACCTGTTCGCCGATCCGGCCGGGCCTGGCCGGGCTGATCAGCCCGGCGTGGATCAGGGCACGGGCGCCGGGTTGGTCACAGAAGGCCAGGCCGTCGACGAAGATGTCCGGTTCGCAGCTGAGCGAGACGCGGACACGGCCGCACGCCGTCGCGCGGAGGATGGCGTGGGCTCGGTGGGTGAGCTGGGGGTTCGTCATGGTGGATCACCACTCGGTTCGTCCGCTGCCCTGACCCTGCCGACGTTAGGTGACCGGGGTCACTGCCGATATCCGTTGAGCGCGTCCGGCCGTCCGTTGTGCGATGCCAGTGCGGAAGCCGCGTTCACCGAGGCGACCTGCCGCACGAACTCCTCGCCGCGGTGGGAGACTTGACCGCGCGGGTCGTCGGTGCCCATGGCGAAGGGCCAGTCGCTGCCGAGCACCATGCGGTCCTCCCCGAACACCGCGACGGCCTGGTCCACGAGCGCGGGGTCGTGGGCGAGGCAGTCCACGAACACGCGTCGCAACGCGGCAAGGGGGCCCTCGGCCAGCGGCGCGACGTCCGGCCGGGCTGTGTCGACGCCGCGCTGCCAGCGCCCCGCGACCGTGGGCACGGCGCCGCCGCAATGCACGAGCAGCACGCGCAATCCCGGATGGGTGGCGAGGACGTCGCCGAAGACGAGCTGCGCGGCCGCAACTGCCGTCTCGACGGGTTGCCGAGCAGGTTGTGCAGGTAGAACGGGGAAAGCCGGTCGTCCGGCGACGCGCCGGGGTGCAGCAGGAGCAGCCGCGAGTCCGCGTCCAGGACCTTCCACAGGGAACCGAACCGCGGGTCCGCAAGGGACTGTGACGCGCCGTCCGCCGCGCCACAGACTCCGGCGAACCGCGGTTCGGTCCGGACGCGGTCGTACTCGGCCCCCGCGAGTTCCGGCTCCTCCAACGGAAGGTAAGCCAGCGGTCGCAGGCACGGCCGGCCGCCGACCGCGCGCAGGATCCCGTCGTTCACCGCGCGCACTCACTCCGCCGTGGCGGGTTGCCGGAAATACGGCGGTGGGATGGACACGACCCCCTCGTCCAGGCCCGCGCGGTCGAGGTAGGCCACGGCTTCGCCGGGCTGGTGCAGCAGCGCCGGCCCCACCTGGCCGACGCCTGCGGGGGCGAGGTGGACGTGCAGATCGATCGACGTCATCAGGCCACCGCCGCGGTGTCGCGCAGGACTTCGTCGAGAACCGATGACGACCAACCTCTCGGCCCCCGCCGCCTACTCCGGCGAAGCCGCCGACCGTGCCCGCGTAGGCAAGCCCGGCGCGCTCAGCCGGTTCCGGGAGATCCTCGTCCAGACCCACGACCCGGACTGGATCGACAAGACCCTGGACGGCCTGTCACAAGATGCTCTGGCGCGACGACGAGACCGGCGCGTCGATCGCGCTCGTCCGGTTCCGGAAGGGCGCGGGCATCCCGTCCCGGCACGCGCACGCGTCGAACCAGTTCATGTTCTGCCTCAAGGGCCGCTACACGTACGTGCCGACCGGCATCACGCTCACCGAGGGCGCCTTCTACTGGAACACCAAGGGATCCGAGCACGGCCCGACGCACGCCGACGAGGAATCCGTGCTGCTCGAGATCTACGACGGCCCACACTACCCCACCCAGCCCGACTGGTACGAAGACCCTGCCGACGCCCGCTGAAGGAACTCCCATGCCCAAACAGGAAATCGTCTCCCCGGATCTGGCTGTCCCCAACGGACACTTCGCGCAGGCGACCCGCGCGGGCCGGCTGGTCTTGATATCCGGCATGACCGCCCGCAATGCCACGGCGGCGTCACCGGCGTCGGGGACATCAGCGCCCAGACCCACCAGGTGTGCCAGAACCTCGAAGCCGCGGTCAAGGCCGCCGGCGGCACGCTCGACGACATCGCCCGCGTCGACGTCTACGTCCGCAACATGGAGGACTTCGAAGACATCCACGCCGTGCGCCGGCAGTACTTCACCGGCGCGGCCTCCGCCTCGACCATGGTCGAAGTCTCGAAGTTCGTGAACAAGGACTACCTGATCGAGATCAACGCGATCGCCGTCCTCCCGGAGGACGCGCGATGAGGATCGCCACCGTCCGGCTCCGCGGCAAGGACCACCTCGGCGCGGTGCGGCCGGAGGACGCGACGGTGACGATCCTGCCCGCGGCGGCGCCGACGCTCGACGACGTCGTCCGCGACGGTCCCTCGGCACTCGCCGCCGTCCGCCGTGAGCTTCTCGGCGGCGAGCGTCTCTCGCTGGACGCCGTCCGGCTCGCCGCGCCGCTGCGCCGGTTCAACCCGCAACGTCCTGTGCACGGGCTGGAACTACTGGGACCACTTCGAGGAATCCCGGGGCAAACGCGATGGACAGGACCCACCGGAGCGGCCGCGGCATCCGACGTTCTTCACCAAGGGCCCGGGCACGGTGATCGGCCCGTTCGACGACATCGCGTTCGACCCGGCGATCTCGGCCAGATGGGACTATGAAGCCGAAGTCGCGCTGATCGTCGGCAAGGACGGCCGGTCCATCCCGGAAGAGCGGGCCTGGGAGCACGTGTTCGGGCTGTGCGTCGCCCAACGACGTGTCCCAGCGCGACCTCCAGCGCCGCCACGGCGGCCAATGGCTCAAGGGCAAGAGCATCGACGCGACCATGCCGCTGGGCCCCTGAATCACCACGGCCGACGAGGTCACGGACCCGTACGACCTCACCGTGCGCTGCACCCTGAACGGCGAGGTACTGCAAGAGGCCTCCACGCGCCAGGTCGCGTTCCGCTTCGAGCGCATCATCGCCGAACTGAGCTGGGGCGTGACCCTGCGGGCCGGCGACGTGATCCTCACCGGAACCCCCAGCGGGATCGGCAACGCCCGCGAACCGCAAGTGTTCCTCGCGTCCGGAGACGAGGTCGTCACCTCCGTCAGTGGTCTCGGCGAGCTTCGCAACCGGGTTGTCACGACCGACCTCAGCGGGCAGCCGTAGCATCACCAGCGGCGATTACGGCCCCGCCTCTCGACGAACGAATGTGCAACAGTAGTTGACGTACGTACAGGGGTAGCTAGCGTTACCTCGAACTCCGAAAGCTCCGATCAGTCGCCGGAAGGAAAGGCACTCACCGGATGTCCGACAACCCGGGCGCACCCGCACAGGGAAAGCGCCCGCTTCGCTTCCCGGACGGCTTCCTCATCGGGGCGTCGACCGCAGGACACCAGACCGAGGGCAACAACACCAACTCGGACTGGTGGGAGTTCGAGCACCGCCCGGGTTCCCCGGTGCACGAGCCGTCGGGAGACGCCTGCGACTCCTACCATCGCTACCCCGAGGACATCGGCCTGGTCGCGGGCTTCGGGCTGAACGCCTACCGGTTCAGCGTCGAGTGGCCACGGCTCGAGCCGGCCGAAGGGATGT
This window of the Amycolatopsis balhimycina FH 1894 genome carries:
- a CDS encoding multicopper oxidase family protein — encoded protein: MPAAEEQASGMVSGAALADPPDLNPATPGDQAVELTAVQQEVMISGKKVMAETYNGSLVGPTLHVLPGQRVTLNLVSKLGTSTNLHFHGLHLSPEGNADNIFLSGKPGRTLTYQLDIPANQPPGTYWYHDHDMCPKSGQSMPGMTMPADPANGRCDGTESQIGAGLSGTIIVGDNRESLPPAYRGVTAHTLALKDAQVKEGNSIVYPDGVLEPASATVRLVNGQYQPTLTMAAGETQLWRIANEGYAIAYDLQLDGGSFTIVGQDGNPSAAPAQVNHLLLPPGGRFDVLVTAGAPGSTWLRTLAYSTGPTADNYPDTTLMKVDVQQGDGAGPAGMTASPQIAGPLPGSLPDLSGEPVARSRSVELNDDGGNNFSINGKLFDMQPTFPEPAALGTVEEWTLTNASGQNHPFHIHTAPFQVLSVNGVAQPPADYLDGVTVPYAVDGVAGKVVIRIRFADFTGKWMFHCHITGHEDNGMMGYVNVNAAGGTG
- a CDS encoding cupin domain-containing protein, which codes for MLWRDDETGASIALVRFRKGAGIPSRHAHASNQFMFCLKGRYTYVPTGITLTEGAFYWNTKGSEHGPTHADEESVLLEIYDGPHYPTQPDWYEDPADAR
- a CDS encoding amidohydrolase family protein is translated as MSARGERRDPARGRRPAVPATAGLPSVGGAGTRGGRVRPRPDRTAVRRSLWRGGRRVTVPCGPAVRFPVEGPGRGLAAAPAAPRRVAGRPAFPVLPAQPARQPVETAVAAAQLVFGDVLATHPGLRVLLVHCGGAVPTVAGRWQRGVDTARPDVAPLAEGPLAALRRVFVDCLAHDPALVDQAVAVFGEDRMVLGSDWPFAMGTDDPRGQVSHRGEEFVRQVASVNAASALASHNGRPDALNGYRQ
- a CDS encoding RidA family protein, with the protein product MRHDRPQCHGGVTGVGDISAQTHQVCQNLEAAVKAAGGTLDDIARVDVYVRNMEDFEDIHAVRRQYFTGAASASTMVEVSKFVNKDYLIEINAIAVLPEDAR